The following are from one region of the Stigmatella ashevillena genome:
- a CDS encoding sigma 54-interacting transcriptional regulator → MDDSSREGNMADVSTMGVRERASEQQRARIIPALTLVSHSMAHRVGERLLLEPLTLGREVALSRNLPDFQRPGSSLGLPLADPFLSRKPLVFSPAPEEGLRLNPGEGSKVSIGGMLLSGPWEFTREEVAAGIPLELAGRVVLLLHLADLSLTETADTLGMVGVGGGVQRVRRHIEQVADLNVPVLVRGETGSGKELIARAIHQRSKRRDKAFISVNLGAIPKELAAAELFGAHKGAYTGSTRDREGFFRAAHEGTLFLDEVGEAPPEVQVMLLRVLETGEIYPVGGHTPVATDVRLIAATDAQLEDRIQDGRFKAPLLHRLSGYDLRVPALRERREDIGLLFHHFAREVLEELGETWRLKPEDASAEPWLPASLASRLVQYAWPGNIRQLRNLSRQLIIGSRGHPHLRLDPRLEQELEAETLARPGRPAVLSPTPEPKTPARRKASDVAEEELLSALRECAWDLKATADRLGIPRSSIYDLIDKSPHLRTAGDLSVEELTRCYRECGGDLEAMARRLEVSKRALGRRIKELGLASQDT, encoded by the coding sequence ATGGATGACTCCTCGCGCGAAGGCAACATGGCCGACGTCTCCACGATGGGCGTGAGGGAGCGGGCCAGCGAGCAGCAACGCGCCCGCATCATTCCCGCGCTGACCCTCGTCTCGCATTCCATGGCCCACCGGGTGGGCGAGCGGCTGCTGCTGGAGCCGCTCACGCTCGGCCGGGAGGTGGCTTTGTCGCGTAACCTGCCGGATTTCCAGCGCCCTGGCTCGTCGCTGGGATTGCCCCTCGCCGACCCGTTCCTGAGCCGCAAGCCGCTGGTGTTCTCGCCCGCGCCCGAAGAGGGCCTCCGGCTGAACCCGGGAGAGGGCAGCAAGGTGTCCATTGGGGGCATGCTTCTGTCGGGTCCCTGGGAGTTCACCCGGGAAGAGGTGGCCGCGGGGATTCCCCTGGAGTTGGCGGGACGCGTGGTGCTGCTGCTGCACCTGGCGGACCTGTCGCTGACGGAGACAGCGGACACGCTGGGGATGGTGGGCGTGGGGGGCGGCGTCCAGCGCGTGCGCCGCCACATCGAGCAGGTGGCGGACCTGAACGTTCCGGTGCTGGTGCGCGGGGAGACAGGCTCCGGCAAGGAGCTCATCGCCCGCGCCATCCACCAGCGCAGCAAGCGGCGGGACAAGGCGTTCATCAGCGTGAACCTGGGGGCCATTCCGAAGGAGCTGGCCGCCGCCGAGCTGTTCGGGGCCCACAAGGGGGCGTACACGGGCTCCACGCGGGACCGCGAGGGGTTCTTCCGGGCCGCGCACGAGGGGACACTCTTCCTGGATGAAGTGGGCGAGGCGCCCCCCGAGGTGCAGGTGATGCTGCTCCGGGTGCTGGAGACGGGGGAAATCTATCCCGTGGGTGGCCATACGCCGGTGGCGACCGATGTGCGGCTCATCGCGGCGACGGACGCGCAGTTGGAGGACCGCATCCAGGATGGGCGGTTCAAGGCGCCGCTGCTGCATCGGCTGTCAGGGTATGACCTCCGGGTGCCCGCCTTGCGCGAGCGCCGGGAGGACATCGGGCTGCTGTTCCACCACTTCGCCCGGGAGGTGCTGGAGGAGTTGGGAGAGACGTGGCGGTTGAAGCCGGAGGATGCGTCGGCGGAGCCGTGGTTGCCGGCCTCGTTGGCTTCCCGGCTGGTGCAATACGCGTGGCCCGGCAACATCCGGCAGCTGCGCAACCTCTCGCGGCAGCTCATCATTGGCAGCCGGGGGCATCCCCACTTGAGGCTGGACCCGAGGTTGGAGCAGGAGTTGGAGGCCGAGACGCTGGCCCGGCCGGGCCGACCCGCGGTGTTGTCCCCCACGCCCGAGCCGAAGACGCCCGCCCGGCGCAAGGCCTCGGACGTGGCCGAGGAGGAGTTGCTGTCTGCTCTGCGGGAGTGCGCGTGGGACCTCAAGGCCACGGCGGACCGGCTCGGGATTCCCCGTTCTTCCATTTATGACTTGATCGACAAGAGTCCCCACCTTCGGACTGCGGGAGACCTGAGCGTGGAGGAGCTCACCCGCTGCTACAGGGAGTGCGGCGGGGACCTGGAGGCCATGGCCCGGCGGCTCGAAGTGTCCAAACGGGCGCTGGGCCGCCGCATCAAGGAGCTGGGTCTGGCGTCCCAAGACACGTGA
- the mobA gene encoding molybdenum cofactor guanylyltransferase, with amino-acid sequence MGPYPDVTWAVIAGGQARRLSGVPKGLLEFEGRPVLAWLLALSPLFAETLLVANVPEPYARFGLRTVADSVPDKGAPGGIHAALCAARTEWVMAVACDMPFVAPAAVRVLLEARGPEVDAVAFTVEGRVEPLLAVYRASLAAPWGEVLKQDNPSLRGLLAQCRARLLPEEALRAVDPALRSRVSVNTPEELVRWGLTWPGGPGAGTR; translated from the coding sequence ATGGGCCCGTATCCCGATGTGACCTGGGCGGTGATTGCCGGAGGCCAGGCCCGGAGGCTGTCGGGCGTGCCCAAGGGGCTCCTCGAGTTCGAGGGACGTCCGGTGCTGGCGTGGCTGCTCGCGCTGTCTCCGCTGTTCGCCGAGACGCTGTTGGTGGCGAACGTCCCGGAGCCCTATGCGCGCTTTGGACTGCGCACGGTGGCGGACTCGGTGCCGGACAAGGGCGCTCCGGGGGGGATCCACGCGGCGCTGTGCGCGGCCCGCACGGAGTGGGTGATGGCGGTGGCCTGTGACATGCCCTTCGTGGCTCCCGCGGCTGTGCGCGTGTTGCTGGAGGCGCGCGGTCCCGAGGTGGACGCGGTGGCCTTCACGGTGGAGGGCCGGGTGGAGCCGCTCCTGGCGGTCTATCGCGCGTCGCTCGCCGCGCCCTGGGGCGAGGTGCTGAAGCAGGACAATCCCTCCCTGCGGGGGCTGCTTGCCCAGTGCCGCGCGAGGCTCCTGCCGGAAGAGGCCCTGCGGGCCGTGGACCCGGCGCTGCGCTCCCGGGTGAGCGTGAACACCCCCGAGGAGTTGGTGCGCTGGGGCCTCACGTGGCCAGGGGGGCCCGGGGCAGGTACACGGTGA
- a CDS encoding response regulator yields MSLPTSRGTILIVEDDEDIRAAMAELLETEGFEISVASNGQEGLEVIEQMNPPCMVLLDLMMPVMSGEDFLRHLRKHPVFHSLPVIIVTASGKQPLPGAQGILKKPFEIGELFATVAAHCGG; encoded by the coding sequence GTGAGCCTCCCCACCTCCCGCGGCACCATCCTCATCGTCGAGGATGACGAAGACATCCGGGCCGCCATGGCCGAGCTCCTCGAGACCGAGGGCTTTGAGATCTCCGTGGCGTCCAACGGCCAGGAGGGACTGGAGGTCATCGAGCAGATGAATCCTCCGTGCATGGTGCTGCTGGACCTCATGATGCCGGTGATGAGTGGAGAGGACTTCCTGCGCCATCTGCGCAAGCACCCGGTCTTCCATTCCCTGCCCGTCATCATCGTGACGGCCAGTGGCAAGCAACCCCTCCCAGGAGCGCAGGGCATCCTCAAGAAGCCGTTCGAGATCGGCGAATTGTTCGCCACGGTCGCCGCGCACTGTGGTGGATGA
- a CDS encoding sensor histidine kinase, with the protein MNGLARLLSSEREALLQRVVGKAQVLPPPGWMETLPRLLDGLQAALESRPLPPREAPARQPLKGADASQLRSGFGLVRDCVLDLWEEAGETVDFQELKVLHHFLDQALEEALTEAAAATARQSQMDAQVEAQVLLDTMLATAPVGLCFVSPDLRFVHLNRTIAAINGVPVEQSLGRPLRDVVPELASVLEPLYQKVLQTGEPVLDFELTGTTPGLNGEPGFWVVSCYPVKDAQGRTFLMGSVVVDLTERKRSADAVASDAAKLEAILQSIPDAVYVGDARHIKHANARARELLGEDIRHVAPQELGRRLACRTADTDEALAPENEPFTRALAGEAFTHELVLCHVPSGKDLWVRFAAAPVRMGERIASAVVIVTDLTEHQKRESELRRAAEFRERFLGIVSHDLRNPLNAIALSAGALVREEGLPARAMKTAGRIVHSTERMGRMIGELLDFTRGRLGGGIPIARKPGDLRPLCRHVLDELRVARPEREVRLKGEGQFQGEWDGDRLAQLVGNLAKNALDYSPDDTPVTVTLYDDGPQVRLEVHNEGEPIPASILPELFEPFRRGAKAEDAKPSGLGLGLFIARQIALAHGGRLEVRSTKEEGTRFTVYLPRAPLAT; encoded by the coding sequence ATGAACGGACTGGCCCGGCTGCTCTCCTCCGAAAGAGAGGCGCTCCTCCAGCGCGTCGTGGGCAAGGCCCAGGTCCTGCCTCCTCCCGGATGGATGGAGACACTCCCCAGGCTGCTGGATGGGCTTCAGGCCGCGCTCGAGTCCCGTCCCCTCCCCCCGCGCGAGGCGCCTGCCCGCCAGCCTTTGAAGGGCGCGGATGCCTCGCAGCTCCGCTCCGGATTCGGCCTCGTCCGGGACTGTGTCCTCGACCTGTGGGAAGAGGCCGGAGAGACGGTGGACTTCCAGGAGCTGAAGGTGCTCCACCACTTCCTGGATCAGGCGCTGGAGGAAGCGCTGACGGAGGCCGCAGCAGCCACCGCGCGGCAAAGCCAGATGGATGCACAGGTCGAGGCCCAGGTGCTGCTGGACACGATGCTGGCCACCGCTCCGGTAGGGCTGTGCTTCGTGAGTCCGGACCTGCGCTTCGTGCACCTCAACCGAACCATCGCCGCCATCAACGGCGTGCCGGTGGAGCAGAGCCTGGGCCGGCCCCTGCGGGACGTCGTCCCCGAGCTGGCCTCCGTGCTCGAACCGCTCTACCAGAAGGTGCTGCAGACCGGAGAGCCCGTGCTCGACTTCGAGCTGACAGGCACCACGCCGGGCCTGAACGGAGAGCCGGGCTTCTGGGTGGTGAGCTGCTACCCCGTGAAGGACGCCCAGGGACGCACCTTCCTGATGGGCTCCGTGGTGGTGGACCTCACCGAGCGCAAGCGATCCGCGGACGCGGTGGCCAGCGACGCGGCGAAGCTGGAGGCCATCCTCCAGAGCATCCCGGACGCGGTGTACGTGGGCGACGCCCGGCACATCAAGCACGCCAATGCGCGGGCGAGGGAGCTGCTGGGAGAGGACATCCGCCACGTGGCGCCGCAGGAACTGGGAAGGCGGCTGGCCTGCCGGACGGCGGACACCGACGAGGCCCTGGCGCCCGAGAACGAGCCCTTCACGCGGGCCCTTGCGGGCGAGGCCTTCACCCACGAGTTGGTGCTGTGCCATGTCCCCAGCGGGAAGGACCTGTGGGTGCGCTTCGCGGCGGCGCCCGTGCGCATGGGAGAGCGCATCGCCAGCGCGGTGGTGATCGTCACGGACCTGACCGAGCACCAGAAACGCGAGAGCGAGCTGCGGCGGGCCGCGGAGTTCCGCGAACGCTTCCTGGGCATCGTCAGCCATGACTTGCGCAACCCGCTCAACGCCATCGCCCTGTCCGCGGGAGCCCTGGTGCGCGAGGAGGGGCTGCCCGCGCGGGCGATGAAGACGGCTGGACGCATCGTCCACAGCACCGAGCGGATGGGGCGGATGATCGGCGAGCTGCTGGACTTCACGCGGGGGCGGCTGGGCGGAGGCATCCCCATCGCCCGGAAACCCGGAGACCTGCGGCCCCTGTGCCGCCACGTGCTGGACGAGCTGCGCGTGGCCCGGCCCGAGCGCGAGGTGCGGCTGAAGGGCGAGGGCCAGTTCCAGGGCGAGTGGGACGGGGACCGGCTGGCGCAACTGGTGGGGAACCTGGCGAAGAACGCGCTGGACTACAGCCCGGACGACACGCCGGTGACGGTGACCCTGTACGACGACGGCCCCCAGGTACGGCTGGAGGTGCACAACGAAGGCGAGCCCATCCCCGCCAGCATTCTTCCCGAACTCTTCGAGCCTTTCCGCCGGGGTGCGAAGGCGGAGGACGCGAAGCCCTCCGGCCTGGGGCTGGGGCTCTTCATCGCCCGGCAGATCGCCCTGGCGCATGGAGGAAGACTGGAGGTGCGCTCCACGAAGGAGGAGGGCACCCGCTTCACCGTGTACCTGCCCCGGGCCCCCCTGGCCACGTGA
- a CDS encoding AAA family ATPase — MLIELKVYDFKSYREAALPLAELTVLIGANASGKSNLLEALQILSWLARGRRLSEILYALKDRQLDVRGPVSRLVHGDGAEFSLSAMLEIDGQILGFVVELGLEAQGLRIVSEALLDEETAAKLFLYRVDRESASPYSNEVQVEYNNFARGGVKPKIACINQQAIFTQLTTPARFWSEHKKSQERIPQASKQLQSALESILFLDPAPRRMRDYSFTVERTLQGDGSNVSAVLYDLCEKQQRKAEVLAFIRSLPEQDILDLLFLKGPRDEVMVQLTESFGGKSQTYEAALLSDGTLRVLAVAAAVLSVPEGSLVVIEEIDNGVHPNRARLLLENIQRVARARKLRVLLTTHNPALLDAIPVDAIPDVVACYRDPKEGDSRLMPLSKIPDYPELVAQGPVGQLVTRGILDRYLKFPKTPEDKAAQAQEVLAMLHDAPSEP, encoded by the coding sequence ATGCTGATTGAGCTGAAAGTCTACGATTTCAAGAGCTACCGCGAGGCTGCGCTCCCGCTTGCGGAACTCACGGTGCTGATTGGTGCGAACGCTTCCGGCAAGAGCAATCTGCTGGAGGCTCTGCAAATTCTATCCTGGCTTGCACGTGGACGACGGTTGTCCGAGATCCTTTACGCCTTGAAAGATCGGCAACTGGATGTTCGTGGGCCTGTGAGCCGTTTGGTTCATGGAGACGGCGCGGAGTTCAGTCTGTCTGCCATGCTTGAAATTGACGGTCAGATTCTAGGATTCGTCGTGGAGTTGGGTCTAGAAGCGCAAGGCCTGCGAATCGTCAGCGAAGCTCTGCTCGATGAAGAGACCGCCGCCAAGCTATTCCTTTATCGGGTCGATCGAGAATCCGCGTCCCCGTACAGCAACGAGGTACAGGTCGAGTACAACAACTTCGCGCGGGGTGGAGTGAAGCCCAAGATTGCATGCATCAATCAGCAGGCCATCTTTACGCAGCTGACGACGCCCGCCCGCTTCTGGAGCGAACACAAGAAGTCACAGGAGCGTATTCCTCAGGCGTCAAAACAGCTCCAGTCCGCGCTGGAGTCGATCTTGTTCCTCGATCCTGCTCCGCGACGGATGCGTGACTACAGCTTCACCGTAGAGCGTACCTTGCAGGGGGATGGCTCGAACGTCTCTGCCGTTCTCTACGATCTCTGTGAGAAGCAACAGCGCAAGGCCGAGGTGCTGGCCTTCATCCGGTCTTTGCCAGAGCAGGACATCCTGGACCTTTTGTTTCTCAAGGGGCCTCGGGATGAGGTCATGGTCCAACTCACGGAGAGCTTTGGCGGCAAATCGCAGACCTACGAGGCGGCGCTGCTGTCCGACGGGACGCTGCGCGTTCTGGCCGTGGCCGCTGCGGTTCTCTCCGTGCCTGAGGGCTCGTTGGTGGTGATCGAAGAGATCGACAACGGTGTGCATCCGAACCGGGCCAGGCTGCTTCTGGAGAACATCCAACGGGTCGCTCGGGCACGGAAGCTGCGAGTCCTGCTCACCACCCACAATCCCGCTCTGCTGGACGCCATCCCGGTGGATGCCATTCCGGACGTGGTGGCCTGTTACCGGGATCCGAAGGAGGGCGACAGCCGCCTGATGCCGCTCAGCAAGATCCCGGACTATCCAGAGCTGGTGGCTCAGGGGCCCGTGGGTCAACTTGTGACGCGGGGGATTCTGGATCGCTACCTCAAGTTCCCGAAGACGCCCGAGGACAAAGCAGCTCAGGCTCAGGAGGTCTTGGCGATGCTGCATGATGCTCCGAGCGAGCCGTGA
- the fdhD gene encoding formate dehydrogenase accessory sulfurtransferase FdhD: MLIDNKGVAQRKVMRFSSGKATPSELDSVAVEEPLEIRVSGDTVAITMRTPGQDRELAAGFLFSEGIIRSADDLGGLAHCGHPGEEGWGNIIEVTPAPGLVLDIEKVSAARRGTLTTSACGVCGRRSVEDLMAVCTPVPAGATLSPKLVARATDRLKEVQLNFARTGGMHAAAALDAKGEMLAAAEDVGRHNAVDKVVGDMVLEGVIRSARAPTSLLNPSSKYQPWVLVVSGRASFEIVQKAAMAKIPVVASVSAASSLAVDLAERSGITLATFVRNGRFNVYTHPERLGIE; this comes from the coding sequence ATGTTGATTGACAATAAAGGCGTCGCCCAGCGGAAGGTGATGCGGTTCTCGTCGGGCAAGGCCACGCCTTCGGAACTGGACTCGGTGGCGGTGGAGGAACCCCTGGAGATCCGCGTGAGTGGGGACACGGTGGCGATCACCATGCGGACGCCGGGACAAGACCGTGAGCTGGCGGCGGGCTTCCTGTTCTCCGAGGGCATCATCCGCTCGGCGGATGACTTGGGGGGACTGGCGCACTGCGGGCATCCCGGAGAAGAAGGCTGGGGCAACATCATCGAGGTGACGCCCGCGCCGGGGTTGGTGCTGGACATCGAAAAGGTGAGCGCGGCGCGAAGAGGGACGCTGACGACATCGGCCTGTGGGGTGTGCGGGCGGCGCAGCGTGGAGGACCTGATGGCGGTTTGCACGCCGGTGCCCGCAGGGGCAACGCTCTCGCCCAAGTTGGTTGCCCGGGCGACGGACCGCCTGAAGGAGGTGCAGCTCAACTTCGCGCGCACGGGAGGAATGCACGCGGCGGCGGCACTCGACGCGAAGGGCGAGATGCTGGCGGCAGCCGAGGACGTGGGCCGGCACAACGCGGTGGACAAGGTGGTGGGAGACATGGTGCTGGAGGGTGTGATCCGCTCCGCGCGAGCCCCCACGTCCCTCCTGAATCCCAGTTCCAAGTACCAACCCTGGGTGCTCGTGGTGAGTGGGCGCGCGAGCTTCGAAATCGTGCAGAAGGCGGCGATGGCAAAGATTCCGGTGGTGGCCAGCGTGTCAGCGGCCAGTTCCCTCGCGGTGGACCTGGCCGAGCGCTCCGGGATTACACTCGCCACGTTCGTGCGAAACGGACGCTTCAACGTCTACACGCACCCGGAGCGGCTGGGCATCGAGTGA
- a CDS encoding molybdopterin molybdotransferase MoeA — MSLTSLATARQAVLDAVCPAPAEAVPLLHAHGRFLATAVSATRSLPGCDNSAMDGWAVRAGETHGATRGHPVRLRVVDTVYAGALPSCSLQPGEAARIFTGAPLPPGADAVVRQEAARAEGTGHVSLFITVPPGHDIRRAGEEVREGTPLFAAGQRVEPSVLGVLASLGMPTALVRPAPRVAVLATGDELVPPGHPAQPHQVYESNLLLVAALAREAGAEVISTGRARDDRTELREAVTRLASQADVLVTTGGASVGDKDQVKSALTELGARFVVDGVALKPGKPVAVARLGSTAVIVLPGNPGAATVAWDQLGRPVLLKLQGVHEERRRLRARLTEGRHKQAGLTYLISAQVEHREGLAWVRLRPQGAGQILQNVGAEGYAVLPPGRADFAEGDEVEVELFDRPRYLAAVP, encoded by the coding sequence ATGTCCCTGACCTCCCTCGCCACCGCGAGACAGGCCGTGCTCGACGCCGTCTGCCCCGCGCCCGCCGAGGCCGTGCCCTTGTTGCACGCCCATGGCCGGTTCCTGGCCACCGCGGTGAGCGCCACGCGCTCGTTGCCAGGGTGCGACAACTCCGCCATGGATGGCTGGGCCGTGCGCGCCGGGGAAACCCACGGGGCCACCCGGGGCCACCCCGTGCGCCTGCGCGTCGTCGATACGGTGTACGCGGGCGCCCTGCCCTCGTGCTCACTCCAACCGGGCGAGGCCGCGCGCATCTTCACGGGCGCCCCGCTCCCACCCGGAGCCGATGCCGTCGTCCGCCAGGAGGCCGCGCGGGCCGAGGGAACCGGGCATGTCTCCCTCTTCATCACCGTTCCGCCGGGCCACGACATCCGCCGTGCGGGCGAAGAGGTGCGCGAAGGCACGCCGCTCTTCGCCGCGGGCCAACGTGTGGAGCCCTCCGTGCTGGGAGTGCTCGCCTCCTTGGGGATGCCCACCGCGCTCGTCCGCCCGGCACCGCGTGTGGCCGTGCTCGCCACCGGGGACGAGCTGGTGCCTCCGGGACACCCGGCCCAGCCCCATCAAGTGTACGAGAGCAACCTCCTGCTCGTGGCCGCCCTGGCCCGCGAAGCCGGCGCGGAGGTGATTTCCACCGGGCGAGCACGGGACGACCGCACGGAGCTTCGCGAGGCCGTGACGCGGCTGGCGTCCCAAGCGGATGTGCTTGTCACCACGGGCGGAGCCTCCGTGGGAGACAAGGACCAGGTGAAAAGCGCACTCACCGAACTGGGGGCCCGCTTCGTCGTGGATGGGGTGGCACTCAAGCCCGGCAAGCCCGTGGCGGTGGCACGGCTGGGGAGCACGGCGGTGATCGTCCTGCCCGGCAATCCCGGGGCCGCCACCGTGGCGTGGGATCAGCTCGGGCGTCCGGTGCTGCTCAAGCTCCAGGGCGTGCACGAGGAGCGGCGGCGCTTGCGGGCGAGGCTCACGGAAGGCCGACACAAACAGGCGGGCCTCACCTATCTGATCAGCGCCCAAGTGGAGCACCGGGAGGGCCTTGCCTGGGTGCGGCTGCGGCCCCAGGGCGCGGGCCAGATTCTCCAGAACGTGGGGGCTGAGGGCTACGCGGTGCTTCCCCCCGGGAGGGCGGACTTCGCCGAGGGAGACGAAGTCGAGGTGGAGCTGTTCGACCGTCCTCGCTACCTGGCGGCCGTGCCATGA
- a CDS encoding DNA alkylation repair protein, with the protein MSAETIQRELAQSADAAKAAFYPRFFKTGPGEYAEGDRFLGVTVPLQRRIARRHRDTPLPELAKLVGSPIHEHRLTGFLILIGQYRQADEAVRERLHAFCLRHLASLNNWDLVDTVAPHLLGEHLVLHPERRSMLFDWVRSPSLWKRRIAIMATHAFVRKGDFADALALAERLLGDPEDLIHKAVGWTLREVGTRALALEEAFLERHAGQMPRTMLRYAIEKFPPARRRYFMER; encoded by the coding sequence ATGTCTGCGGAGACCATTCAACGGGAGCTGGCTCAGTCCGCCGATGCGGCGAAGGCCGCCTTTTACCCGCGCTTCTTCAAGACCGGACCGGGGGAGTACGCCGAGGGAGACCGGTTTCTCGGCGTTACGGTTCCCCTCCAGCGGCGGATCGCCCGGCGCCACCGGGACACGCCGCTGCCCGAGCTGGCCAAGCTGGTGGGCAGCCCCATTCATGAGCACCGCCTCACGGGTTTTCTCATCCTCATCGGACAGTACCGCCAAGCGGACGAGGCCGTGCGCGAGCGGCTCCATGCCTTCTGCCTCCGGCACCTCGCGTCGTTGAACAACTGGGACTTGGTGGACACGGTGGCGCCCCATCTGCTCGGGGAGCACCTTGTCCTGCACCCGGAGCGCCGGTCCATGTTGTTCGACTGGGTCCGCTCCCCCTCGCTGTGGAAGCGGCGCATCGCCATCATGGCCACCCATGCCTTCGTTCGGAAAGGAGACTTCGCGGATGCCCTGGCCCTTGCGGAGCGCCTCCTGGGGGATCCAGAAGACCTGATCCACAAGGCGGTGGGCTGGACCCTGCGCGAGGTGGGGACACGGGCGCTCGCGTTGGAGGAAGCCTTCCTGGAACGCCACGCGGGGCAGATGCCCCGCACCATGCTCCGCTATGCCATCGAGAAGTTTCCCCCCGCTCGCCGCCGGTACTTCATGGAGCGTTGA
- the mobB gene encoding molybdopterin-guanine dinucleotide biosynthesis protein B, whose protein sequence is MRAPPAVSIIGGSGMGKTTLVERLLPALQEQGLRVGVVKHSSDPHPLHREHSDTARFEQAEAAFVAFATPAGVQLTVREDPSRALLPLLARFGDTVDLVLVEGWKNGPLPKLEVWREGQGPLLAASRPDVVAIVTDARELPEGAPQEPKRFGLEEVQGLAMFIARLARERTHVD, encoded by the coding sequence ATGAGGGCGCCCCCCGCGGTGAGCATCATCGGCGGCTCGGGCATGGGAAAGACGACGCTGGTGGAGCGGCTCCTGCCAGCACTCCAGGAACAGGGCCTGCGGGTGGGCGTGGTGAAGCACTCCTCGGATCCCCACCCGCTGCACCGGGAGCACAGCGACACGGCCCGCTTCGAGCAGGCAGAGGCCGCCTTTGTCGCCTTCGCCACACCGGCGGGGGTGCAGCTCACGGTGCGCGAGGACCCCTCCCGCGCGTTGCTTCCCTTGCTCGCGCGCTTTGGGGACACGGTGGATCTCGTGCTGGTGGAGGGATGGAAGAACGGGCCGTTGCCCAAACTCGAGGTGTGGCGCGAGGGCCAGGGGCCGCTGCTGGCGGCCTCGCGTCCGGATGTCGTGGCCATCGTCACGGATGCCCGGGAGCTGCCCGAGGGGGCCCCGCAGGAGCCAAAACGGTTTGGCCTGGAGGAAGTGCAAGGGCTCGCGATGTTCATCGCGCGGTTGGCGCGGGAGAGGACCCATGTTGATTGA